The segment CTGGGCAGACGAACAGGGTGACTACTTCGGCCAAGCTCGCTCATGCGGCTATGGGGGTGTCGAGATCTCGTTATTGAACGACGACACCGACGCGTACACCCATATAAGACACGAGCTTGCAACGCATGGCCTGTCCGTTGCATGCAGCACCGGGCTCACTGCCGAAAAGGACGTTTCCCACCCCGACCCCGCAGTGCGTAGACGTGGCATCGAGTGGCTAAAGCGTTGTCTTGAGGTGGCGGCAAGCCTAGGAAGTCCGATCCTTGGTGGCGTCACATACGCTCCCTGGTTTGGCTTTCCAGATGACCACGATCTCGAACCATATCGTCACCGTTCTGCCGAGTCACTAGCTGAGGTCGCGGTTGCGGCCGAAACCCTCGGCGTGGAGCTATGCGTCGAGCTCCTGAACCGCTTCGAGACCCACATGCTGAACACCGTGGAACAGGCGAACGCCTTCATTGACCTCATCGACCATCCCTCGGTGAAGATCGAGTTAGATACCTTCCACATGAGCATGGAGGAAGCCGACCTCCCCACCGCGATTCGCGCCGCGGGACGTCGTCTTGGACATTTCCAAGTGGCGGCGAACAATCGTGCCATGCCGGGAACCGGGCATCTGGACTGGAATGGCATCGCCGCTGCGCTCGACGACGTCTCATATTCGGGATGGCTTGTTGTCGAGACCTTTCCGAATCCGGATGTCGAAACCGGCAGGTCCACCCATGCATTTCGCCCGCTCGTCGATGATCCCGTCAGAGAGGCTACAGCCGCCGCCACATTCCTACGCGATCGCCTCGGGGGGTCAGCGTGAGTATCCGTGTGACGAAATTAGTCAATAACCCCAAGGACATCGTCCAGGAGATGCTCGAAGGGTATGCCGCCGCATACCCAGAGATCATTCGCCTCACTGACGGCCTCATCGTCCGAACGAAACCGAAGGAAGCAGGCAAGGTGGGCCTCGTCATCGGCAACGGTTCTGGCCACGAGCCTGCCATGATCGGCTGGGTCGGACATGGCCTGTTCGACGTCAACATTCCAGGACCGATTTTCACATCCCCGGGGCCCGCAAAGATCGCGGAGGGGATCCAAGCAGCGGACACCGGCGGCGGTGTCCTTGTCTGCGTCTCGAATCACTCCGGCGACGTTCTCAACGCCGAGATGGCACTGGAACAAATCGCGGATTCAACCACATGCCGCTCCGAAATGGTTGTCCTGTACGACGATGTCAGTTCTGCGCCCAAGGGTCGCGAACAAGATCGACGCGGGTCTGCTGGTCTGTTCTTTGTGTGGAAAATCGTCGGTGCTTACGCTGAGGAAGGCGCCTCGCTTGAACAATGCAAGGCAATGGCTGAAACGGTGCGTGACAACACAAGAACCATTTCAGCAGGCCTAACAGGCTGCGCTCATCCTGTGACCGGTGAACCGATTGCTGAGGTACCGAACCACGAGATCGTCATTGGT is part of the Acidobacteriota bacterium genome and harbors:
- a CDS encoding dihydroxyacetone kinase subunit DhaK, with amino-acid sequence MTKLVNNPKDIVQEMLEGYAAAYPEIIRLTDGLIVRTKPKEAGKVGLVIGNGSGHEPAMIGWVGHGLFDVNIPGPIFTSPGPAKIAEGIQAADTGGGVLVCVSNHSGDVLNAEMALEQIADSTTCRSEMVVLYDDVSSAPKGREQDRRGSAGLFFVWKIVGAYAEEGASLEQCKAMAETVRDNTRTISAGLTGCAHPVTGEPIAEVPNHEIVIGVGIHGEGGVDSRPVMTADETMDTMLSVVLDDLPYGAGDDVCVLVNNAGSLTHMELAILYRRANQILTERGIRVHRAWLGSYATTQDTAGFAISICRVDAEMRRLYDAPAIGAGVQFAPANPTQGQP
- a CDS encoding sugar phosphate isomerase/epimerase — translated: MTLGQDPRTTTEGSRSAPLHERTVGIEIFYFMDRWADEQGDYFGQARSCGYGGVEISLLNDDTDAYTHIRHELATHGLSVACSTGLTAEKDVSHPDPAVRRRGIEWLKRCLEVAASLGSPILGGVTYAPWFGFPDDHDLEPYRHRSAESLAEVAVAAETLGVELCVELLNRFETHMLNTVEQANAFIDLIDHPSVKIELDTFHMSMEEADLPTAIRAAGRRLGHFQVAANNRAMPGTGHLDWNGIAAALDDVSYSGWLVVETFPNPDVETGRSTHAFRPLVDDPVREATAAATFLRDRLGGSA